A portion of the Sulfuricurvum kujiense DSM 16994 genome contains these proteins:
- a CDS encoding SIR2 family protein has translation MDTLIETIKKELRNQTTIPYFGLGVFEGITTKEAEAVPHDSDSLILAMNGGRAMSPRLMFEYSRAAMHLEQRRGVEYMTQLMNHIYTKPFDPTPLHKAITDMSPRYIIDTNRDTKFQELLAYTPHCLIIGKSRIMGDLNRYEVYEYDVENQKYFLVDEEVLGTAEKILFKPMGSPLPNPSFVISDADYVDWLTEAMGGFAVPKILKTYRKTKKYLFLGTSFDRDTDRMVANELSLDLEGGYVITDKELGKKEKKFIEKHNLEVIPMSLPEFIKAFI, from the coding sequence ATGGACACACTAATTGAAACGATAAAGAAAGAGTTACGCAACCAGACCACGATCCCCTACTTCGGTTTGGGTGTGTTTGAAGGGATTACGACCAAAGAAGCAGAAGCGGTTCCTCATGACAGCGATTCTCTGATTTTGGCAATGAACGGCGGACGTGCGATGTCGCCTCGACTGATGTTCGAATACTCCCGCGCCGCCATGCATCTCGAACAGCGCCGAGGGGTAGAGTACATGACTCAGCTGATGAATCATATCTATACCAAGCCGTTCGATCCGACGCCGCTGCATAAAGCAATCACCGATATGTCGCCGCGCTATATTATCGATACGAACCGTGACACCAAGTTCCAAGAGCTGCTGGCCTACACGCCGCACTGTCTCATCATCGGAAAATCACGCATCATGGGTGATCTGAACCGATACGAAGTGTACGAATACGATGTCGAAAACCAAAAATACTTTTTGGTAGACGAAGAGGTGCTTGGAACCGCCGAAAAGATCCTCTTTAAACCGATGGGTTCACCTCTGCCGAATCCGAGCTTCGTCATCTCTGACGCCGACTATGTCGACTGGCTCACCGAAGCGATGGGAGGATTTGCCGTACCGAAAATCCTCAAAACCTACCGCAAGACCAAAAAGTACCTCTTTTTAGGGACATCGTTCGACCGCGATACCGACCGTATGGTGGCTAACGAACTGAGCCTCGATCTGGAGGGCGGGTACGTTATCACCGACAAAGAACTGGGCAAAAAAGAGAAGAAGTTCATCGAGAAGCATAACCTCGAAGTGATCCCGATGTCACTTCCTGAATTCATCAAAGCATTTATCTAA
- a CDS encoding diguanylate cyclase has translation MNYRFYTLFLFLFAVIEVNAVENYVRLTPEEQAYLTQKKVITMCVDPDWEPFEIINAEGEHVGISADLISLMAKRVGLNIKLVQTKTWDETLEKSKSGQCDILSFVNQTPEREKWLIFTQPLLSDPNILITREEHSFVADLNGLDGERVALPEGTAVLERMSKDFPNLKMIPVVSEADAMEMVSEKKADMTVRSLIVAAYVIKKEGWFNLKISGQPQGYENHLRIGVLKDEKILRDILDKGIQMITPIEREEIINKHTGLVVKDGIDRKTVLQYIALTLLIAAIFLWRYYDLKRYNAKLLELSITDKLTGIYNRLKIDERLTDEQKKVNRYMNYRCSVMMIDIDFFKTVNDTYGHQYGDDVLKQLAELMRQNFRETDVFGRWGGEEFMVIFPNTSVEDAYAAAEKFRRNVEENVRSMDKPVTVSIGLGTFLTAESVDNMLSRIDAALYDAKEQGRNRICTR, from the coding sequence ATGAACTATAGATTTTATACACTTTTTTTGTTTCTGTTCGCAGTGATTGAAGTCAATGCCGTTGAGAATTATGTCCGTTTAACTCCAGAAGAACAAGCTTACCTAACGCAAAAAAAAGTGATTACGATGTGCGTTGATCCCGATTGGGAGCCGTTTGAGATTATTAATGCCGAAGGGGAACATGTGGGAATTTCCGCCGATTTGATTTCCTTGATGGCGAAACGTGTCGGGTTAAATATCAAACTTGTTCAGACAAAAACGTGGGACGAGACTCTGGAAAAATCCAAAAGCGGACAATGTGATATCCTCAGTTTTGTCAACCAAACCCCCGAACGTGAAAAATGGCTTATTTTTACCCAGCCGCTTCTTTCCGATCCGAATATTTTGATTACCCGTGAAGAACACTCTTTTGTCGCCGATTTGAATGGCTTGGACGGTGAACGTGTTGCTTTGCCAGAGGGGACGGCGGTGCTGGAACGCATGAGCAAAGATTTTCCGAATCTCAAAATGATTCCTGTCGTCTCTGAAGCGGATGCCATGGAGATGGTCTCGGAGAAAAAAGCCGATATGACGGTCAGGTCATTGATCGTCGCTGCTTATGTCATTAAAAAAGAGGGGTGGTTTAACCTGAAAATCTCAGGGCAACCGCAAGGGTATGAAAACCATCTTCGCATCGGCGTGTTGAAAGATGAGAAAATATTACGGGATATTTTGGATAAGGGAATCCAAATGATCACCCCGATTGAGCGTGAAGAAATCATCAATAAACATACGGGGCTTGTTGTTAAAGACGGTATCGATCGTAAAACGGTTCTGCAGTATATCGCTTTAACATTGTTAATTGCGGCTATTTTCTTATGGCGCTATTATGATCTTAAACGCTACAACGCTAAATTACTGGAACTCTCCATTACCGATAAACTGACGGGTATTTACAACCGGCTGAAAATCGATGAGAGATTGACAGACGAACAAAAGAAGGTCAACCGCTACATGAACTATCGTTGCAGTGTCATGATGATCGATATTGACTTTTTTAAAACGGTTAACGATACTTACGGACATCAATACGGCGACGATGTGTTAAAACAATTGGCGGAACTGATGCGTCAAAACTTTCGTGAAACGGATGTATTCGGACGTTGGGGTGGCGAAGAGTTTATGGTCATATTTCCCAATACTTCGGTGGAAGATGCGTATGCCGCTGCTGAAAAATTTCGTCGTAATGTTGAAGAAAACGTGCGCAGTATGGATAAGCCCGTTACGGTCAGTATCGGTTTAGGAACATTTTTGACGGCTGAGAGTGTCGATAATATGCTTTCGCGTATCGACGCTGCATTGTATGATGCCAAAGAGCAGGGGCGTAACCGTATCTGTACACGCTGA
- a CDS encoding CCE_0567 family metalloprotein: MSEELDHKKELAKLKRLAVEIASEIHDIVEDTVWTNHVKMPELAKKLYDAVEKANQYKAEHSL, encoded by the coding sequence ATGTCTGAAGAACTGGATCACAAAAAAGAGTTGGCAAAGCTCAAACGTTTAGCGGTGGAAATCGCCTCTGAAATTCATGATATCGTTGAAGATACGGTTTGGACGAATCATGTTAAAATGCCTGAACTGGCCAAGAAATTGTATGATGCGGTTGAAAAAGCAAATCAGTATAAGGCTGAACATTCCCTCTAA
- the nifB gene encoding nitrogenase cofactor biosynthesis protein NifB, with protein sequence MSCSSSGNEAFMPDDIKEKIHNHPCYSEGAHHHYARIHVAVAPACNIQCNYCNRKYDCSNESRPGVTSERLSPEEAAKKVLLVGGEVQRMSVLGIAGPGDALANPGKTFETFGLVRQFAPDLKLCLSTNGLELATYIDEMVEHNIDHITVTINSVDESGEIGSQIYPWIFYNNKRIYGKEAAQILLERQLEGMKKCVEKGILIKANSVLIPGINDKHLPEVSKKLKEIGVFLHNIMPILSEPEFGTRFALDGVPSATDQQQMEVQEACGMDMKLMQHCRQCRADAVGLIGEDRGAEFTKDTFAGLSFDELQIKYDLEARQAAQAKIEEFRFFLDQANERVRKEKEELSSDGHTILVAVTTAGEGMINQHFGSVREFLIYEAGDKGIRFIHHRKVEAEYCAGPDGTNPLQPILDRLKDIKLILTAKIGGCPQGDLAAAGIVADQSYAYQPIEASVLKATRKYFNLPEEMEVN encoded by the coding sequence ATGAGTTGTTCCTCAAGCGGTAACGAAGCTTTTATGCCAGATGACATCAAAGAGAAGATTCACAATCATCCATGCTATTCAGAGGGGGCGCATCACCATTACGCCCGTATCCATGTAGCGGTTGCACCGGCGTGCAATATTCAATGTAATTATTGTAACCGTAAGTATGACTGTTCTAACGAATCCCGTCCCGGCGTAACATCCGAGCGCTTATCACCGGAAGAAGCGGCTAAAAAAGTGCTTCTTGTCGGCGGTGAAGTCCAACGGATGAGTGTTCTTGGGATAGCGGGTCCGGGAGATGCGTTGGCAAATCCGGGCAAAACGTTTGAAACATTCGGTCTGGTTCGTCAGTTCGCTCCGGATTTGAAACTGTGCCTTTCCACCAACGGTTTGGAACTGGCAACCTATATCGATGAGATGGTTGAACACAATATCGATCACATCACCGTGACGATCAACAGTGTCGATGAGAGCGGAGAGATCGGAAGTCAAATCTATCCGTGGATTTTTTACAACAACAAACGTATTTATGGAAAAGAAGCGGCACAAATTCTCTTAGAACGTCAGCTAGAGGGGATGAAAAAATGTGTCGAAAAAGGGATTTTGATCAAAGCTAACTCGGTTTTGATCCCCGGCATCAATGACAAACATCTCCCGGAAGTTTCCAAAAAACTAAAAGAGATCGGTGTTTTCTTGCATAATATCATGCCGATCCTATCCGAGCCGGAGTTCGGAACCAGATTTGCCCTAGACGGTGTACCGAGTGCAACCGATCAGCAGCAAATGGAAGTCCAGGAAGCGTGCGGCATGGATATGAAACTGATGCAGCACTGCCGACAATGCCGCGCCGATGCGGTCGGTCTCATCGGAGAAGACCGCGGAGCGGAGTTCACGAAAGATACATTCGCCGGGCTCAGTTTCGACGAACTTCAGATCAAATACGATCTTGAAGCGCGTCAGGCGGCTCAGGCGAAAATCGAAGAGTTCCGATTCTTCCTCGATCAAGCCAATGAGCGTGTTCGCAAAGAGAAAGAAGAACTCAGTTCTGACGGTCATACGATCCTCGTTGCGGTAACGACGGCGGGCGAGGGGATGATCAACCAACACTTCGGAAGCGTACGTGAGTTCTTGATCTACGAAGCGGGGGACAAAGGGATCCGATTCATCCACCACCGTAAAGTGGAAGCAGAATACTGTGCTGGGCCGGACGGTACGAATCCGCTTCAACCGATTTTAGACCGCCTAAAAGATATCAAACTGATCCTTACGGCAAAAATCGGAGGATGTCCGCAAGGTGATTTGGCAGCTGCCGGGATCGTCGCTGATCAAAGCTATGCCTATCAGCCGATCGAAGCATCGGTTCTAAAGGCGACACGCAAATATTTCAACCTCCCAGAGGAAATGGAAGTAAATTAG
- a CDS encoding homocitrate synthase/isopropylmalate synthase family protein, with amino-acid sequence MALINDTTLRDGEQAPYVAFNTEEKLRIATLLDACGADELEIGIAAMGAKEREDIKELLNLGLKARMMTWNRMKLEDLDASLSCGVQAVDLSIPISDLLIGVKFGGSKIKVLNELERVVTAATREGLFVCIGGEDSSRGELSFMRDVMELGRECGAGRFRYCDTIGVMTPTQTYQAVKELCDLNLLPIEMHTHNDFGLANANALSGIDAGAISMNTTVIGLGERAGNASFEQILMSLKHLYGESRAVDPLLLRSLVQSVADAANINLSANAPIIGERIFAHESGIHADGMMKDSHAYEPYEAKEVGLTSSFPIGKHSGSATIRYHLARMGISADNSILGDLLPKIREIVTSRKRVLEIGELKSLYQDAVCL; translated from the coding sequence ATGGCACTCATCAACGATACTACTTTACGCGACGGGGAGCAGGCTCCCTACGTTGCGTTCAATACTGAAGAGAAACTCCGTATTGCGACACTGCTGGATGCATGCGGTGCGGACGAACTCGAAATCGGTATTGCGGCGATGGGTGCCAAAGAGCGCGAAGATATCAAAGAGCTTTTGAATTTGGGGCTGAAAGCCCGGATGATGACCTGGAATCGGATGAAATTGGAAGATCTGGACGCATCGCTTTCATGCGGCGTTCAGGCAGTCGATCTCTCCATTCCGATCTCCGATTTACTCATCGGGGTCAAATTCGGCGGAAGCAAAATCAAAGTATTGAACGAACTCGAACGCGTCGTTACCGCAGCGACACGCGAAGGGCTTTTCGTCTGCATCGGCGGTGAAGATAGCTCACGCGGTGAATTGTCTTTTATGCGCGATGTGATGGAACTTGGGCGTGAATGCGGAGCAGGCCGTTTTCGTTATTGCGATACGATCGGCGTTATGACGCCGACGCAAACATATCAAGCCGTAAAAGAGTTATGTGACCTTAATCTTTTACCGATTGAAATGCATACCCATAACGATTTCGGACTTGCAAATGCCAATGCCCTCAGCGGTATCGATGCAGGGGCGATCAGTATGAATACGACAGTCATCGGATTGGGCGAACGGGCAGGGAATGCATCGTTCGAACAGATTCTTATGTCTCTCAAACATCTCTACGGAGAATCCAGAGCTGTCGATCCGCTTTTACTCCGCAGTCTCGTACAAAGTGTCGCTGATGCGGCAAATATCAATCTATCTGCTAATGCCCCTATCATCGGGGAACGTATTTTTGCACATGAGAGCGGTATACATGCCGACGGAATGATGAAAGATTCGCATGCGTATGAGCCGTATGAAGCTAAAGAGGTCGGGCTTACCAGTTCGTTCCCGATCGGAAAACACTCGGGAAGTGCAACGATACGGTACCATTTGGCTCGTATGGGGATCAGTGCCGACAACTCGATTTTAGGAGATTTATTGCCTAAAATTCGTGAAATCGTTACGTCTCGCAAGCGGGTATTGGAAATAGGCGAGTTAAAATCTCTTTATCAGGATGCGGTATGTTTATAG
- a CDS encoding sensor domain-containing diguanylate cyclase, producing MIYVQENTIHTSKENISYQYARFLNQKVKYDADVLGEYINFIQTDNDLAAQFQEGNKKEIFASMEGLYKRLNRDIDVTHMYFIRTDGTVLLRVHDYNRDNDVIERETFKKAKETQKLVHGLEFGLKMNYTLRVVKPWYVNGKLIGYIEVGKEIDKIIDEYAHLLGNNVYIAIKKDIYRDAPDFVQSNLKRNCLVDDYYIAYNTFAIPPQMGSILNGSIEHQDISFQNHEYYVSKIDFSDFSKKKLGYIVFFQDVSIEHNAMYSSVKALIIMLILISSIFFILGYKLIRRKEKNINALTSVLNEQKEELFHASQKLQKLFDLQKNIIILTDGKKLNMANQSMLDFFGFEDLGHFLQHYNCICERFIEDDTFFHLGKVPNGENWVETLNHLSPENRIVAIYDKDNKTHVFSISLNEFEDERFVVAFADISNTMRDQIKLIQKVTHDKLTGAFNREFLDNSIHDIIREIEPNHLGVIMCDIDYFKRVNDTFGHNRGDEVLKEFAATVQKSIRNEDYLIRWGGEEFIVLVKVDTIESLQIIAEHIRTAVQNTYFEEVEKITASLGVTLFQENETILACIAKADKALYTAKANGRNQIQVYEFLE from the coding sequence GTGATTTATGTCCAAGAAAATACCATTCATACCAGTAAAGAGAATATTTCATACCAATACGCCAGATTTTTGAACCAAAAAGTTAAATACGATGCAGACGTACTGGGTGAATATATCAATTTTATCCAAACCGACAACGATCTGGCGGCACAATTCCAAGAAGGAAATAAAAAAGAAATTTTTGCTTCGATGGAAGGGCTTTATAAAAGGCTGAATCGAGACATCGATGTAACCCATATGTATTTTATCAGAACCGACGGTACCGTTTTGCTCAGAGTACACGATTACAACAGAGACAATGACGTTATTGAGAGGGAAACATTTAAAAAAGCCAAAGAGACGCAAAAACTTGTGCACGGTTTGGAATTCGGATTAAAGATGAATTACACTCTCCGAGTGGTAAAACCGTGGTACGTTAACGGAAAACTGATCGGCTATATCGAAGTGGGAAAAGAAATTGACAAAATTATAGATGAATATGCCCATTTACTGGGGAATAATGTTTATATCGCTATTAAAAAAGATATCTATCGTGATGCCCCTGATTTTGTGCAATCAAATCTCAAACGAAATTGTTTAGTTGATGATTATTACATAGCCTATAATACTTTTGCCATTCCCCCGCAAATGGGATCGATTTTAAACGGTTCGATAGAGCATCAAGATATTTCATTCCAAAATCATGAATATTATGTTTCAAAAATAGATTTTTCGGATTTTTCAAAAAAGAAGTTGGGCTATATCGTATTTTTTCAAGATGTTTCGATAGAACACAACGCGATGTACAGTTCGGTAAAAGCACTGATCATAATGCTGATACTTATTTCGTCGATTTTTTTTATTCTGGGATATAAACTCATTCGAAGAAAAGAAAAAAACATCAATGCGTTGACGTCGGTATTAAATGAACAAAAAGAAGAGCTGTTTCATGCCAGCCAAAAACTTCAAAAACTTTTTGATCTTCAGAAAAATATTATTATTCTTACAGACGGAAAAAAATTGAATATGGCCAATCAGAGTATGTTGGATTTCTTCGGTTTTGAAGATTTGGGCCATTTTCTCCAGCATTACAACTGTATATGTGAGAGGTTCATAGAAGACGACACTTTTTTTCATTTAGGCAAAGTGCCAAATGGGGAAAACTGGGTTGAAACCCTAAACCATCTTTCCCCGGAAAATCGGATTGTCGCCATTTACGATAAAGACAATAAAACGCATGTATTTAGTATTTCTCTCAATGAGTTCGAAGATGAAAGATTTGTTGTCGCTTTTGCAGACATCAGCAATACAATGAGGGATCAGATCAAACTAATTCAAAAAGTAACGCATGATAAATTGACGGGGGCATTTAACCGGGAATTTTTGGATAACAGTATTCATGATATTATCAGAGAGATAGAACCGAATCACCTCGGCGTCATTATGTGCGATATCGATTATTTTAAACGGGTCAATGATACTTTCGGTCACAACCGGGGTGACGAAGTATTAAAAGAATTTGCGGCTACCGTACAAAAATCTATTCGAAATGAAGATTATTTAATCCGATGGGGTGGTGAAGAGTTTATCGTTCTGGTTAAGGTAGACACGATCGAATCTCTTCAAATCATTGCGGAACATATACGTACCGCCGTTCAAAACACCTATTTTGAAGAAGTTGAAAAAATCACCGCAAGTCTGGGCGTGACGTTGTTTCAAGAGAATGAGACAATCTTGGCATGTATTGCAAAAGCCGACAAAGCGCTCTATACAGCGAAAGCCAACGGTAGGAATCAGATACAAGTTTATGAATTCCTTGAATGA
- a CDS encoding GNAT family N-acetyltransferase, which translates to MFIGWLKYADVAELTKIAEETGWLLDGYHVKLMMMHAPHLCYGAYEEGVLVGAVMAIEFETSAMIKYFMVKPSHQKQGIGRRLFKTLLEVLKEEHPSLYLHANPQLKSFFEGYGFKSVMEVGRYLNVGKVPPFSFTNAQAKELDSGNFDATIRRIDAETFGEDRMEFMLDEMERNSSLKFALPNSFQHSSVINSRGVYLGPWQCREGFEEEAEKMMQGVLYFRGLKKVIADIPLGNQKAVELFEKYHFQQKGVFLHMCYGEPRSIKFENIYAFSL; encoded by the coding sequence ATGTTTATAGGATGGCTTAAATACGCTGATGTTGCCGAACTGACGAAAATCGCCGAAGAGACAGGCTGGCTGTTGGACGGCTATCATGTCAAATTGATGATGATGCACGCTCCTCATCTATGCTATGGTGCCTATGAGGAGGGCGTTTTAGTCGGTGCGGTCATGGCAATCGAGTTTGAGACATCGGCAATGATCAAATATTTCATGGTTAAACCGAGCCACCAAAAACAAGGTATCGGACGTCGGTTGTTTAAAACGCTTTTGGAAGTATTAAAAGAGGAACACCCCTCACTGTACCTCCATGCCAATCCGCAGCTAAAATCTTTTTTCGAAGGGTATGGCTTTAAGAGCGTTATGGAAGTAGGGCGATATTTAAACGTCGGGAAAGTCCCGCCGTTCAGTTTTACCAATGCCCAGGCAAAAGAGCTCGACAGCGGCAATTTCGATGCCACAATCCGCCGTATTGATGCAGAAACGTTCGGAGAAGACCGAATGGAATTTATGCTCGATGAGATGGAGCGGAACAGTTCGCTTAAATTCGCCCTTCCGAACTCTTTTCAGCACTCAAGCGTTATCAACTCCCGGGGAGTTTATCTCGGTCCGTGGCAATGCCGTGAGGGATTTGAGGAAGAAGCGGAGAAAATGATGCAGGGCGTTCTTTATTTTCGCGGACTGAAAAAAGTGATAGCCGATATTCCGTTGGGAAATCAAAAAGCGGTTGAGCTTTTTGAAAAATACCATTTTCAGCAAAAAGGGGTATTTTTGCATATGTGCTACGGAGAACCCCGCAGCATTAAATTTGAGAATATCTACGCGTTTTCGCTCTAA
- a CDS encoding EAL domain-containing protein: MRLINHKYENLEQLEAFIQEHIPKTGSLFIQLFSGVMYKSLIQPILDTLVSRLPHASLIGSTTAGEIMDGKMSSFQIVISFSIFDSTDVSTYYFQKSDFENGQRAARDILTSRTKVCIAFSEGLINDSESFLNGFTSVRNDVMIAGGNAGDDLTFTRTYIFHKNTIYEDGIVIAVLDSDVLQVHNAYSLNWTSVGKEMTITKADKNVIYEIDNLPVKELYTHYLSAETVERVPASAIEFPLIKIEDGVRIARSIIGQSNDGGFIYAGHFQNGEKVRFAIGNVEEILNHAVDVQEDVASSPAEATYIYSCSVRKLFLQEQLNYEFGLINEIAPTAGFFTYGEFFHSSSDNQLLNITTTTLSLSESETGVRFQKHENEHEYRHSMLKALTHLINVTQHELDENITFLDQYKMVLDESSIVSKTDDKGIITYVNEAFCEISGYSRDELMGKNHNIVRHPDNSPEIFKDLWDTIRAGKVWKNTFKNFSKTGKEYYVKSVIAPIFDERGQIVEYIAARMDVTDLIMKERIIQRQLTDELTGFKNRTALFADLENSSKEPTLVVLNIDRFSNINDYFGYAAGDDLLKAFAKNIDELIEHHHLYRISGDEFVFICFDEFSNELKEHIVGYVNNLESRKFKIGTYDISVKVSGGVAHASKSEVYNLAHIALKEAKEKRAKVIFFNDNRALSEKTHNNIMMVNTIQSAIEGDRIIPYFQGIVDNKTRRITKYEALIRMIDDEGRVVSPFLFLEHAKKSKLYDKLTQIMIAKTFAVFETLEYDFSLNLTLHDIISKETRTFLYNALEKSSAANRLVFEIVETEEIENFGEVIEFIKTVKYYGCKIAIDDFGTGYSNFSYLSKLDVDYIKIDGSLIKNINDDRDHLLTVESILHFAQKKGIATIAEFVEDEAIYAKLVELGIDYSQGYFFSVPSATIHP, from the coding sequence ATGCGTCTAATTAATCATAAATATGAGAACTTAGAGCAGCTCGAAGCATTCATTCAAGAACATATTCCCAAAACGGGATCGCTTTTTATCCAACTCTTTAGCGGCGTGATGTACAAGTCGCTCATTCAGCCGATACTGGATACTCTCGTATCACGCCTTCCCCATGCTTCATTGATCGGTTCTACGACTGCGGGTGAAATCATGGACGGTAAAATGAGTTCCTTTCAGATCGTCATCTCTTTTTCGATTTTCGATTCGACGGACGTATCGACCTATTATTTTCAAAAATCCGATTTCGAGAACGGGCAACGTGCGGCGCGGGATATTCTGACTTCGCGTACAAAGGTATGTATAGCCTTTAGCGAGGGGTTGATCAATGACTCCGAGTCTTTTTTAAACGGATTTACCTCGGTTCGAAATGATGTAATGATCGCCGGAGGAAATGCCGGGGACGATTTAACCTTTACCCGTACGTACATATTCCATAAAAATACAATCTATGAAGACGGAATCGTTATCGCGGTACTGGATAGTGACGTATTGCAGGTACATAATGCCTACTCGCTGAACTGGACTTCCGTCGGTAAAGAGATGACGATAACCAAAGCGGACAAAAATGTCATTTACGAAATTGACAATCTCCCTGTCAAAGAGCTCTATACCCACTATCTGAGTGCCGAGACGGTTGAGAGGGTGCCGGCCAGCGCTATCGAGTTTCCCCTTATTAAGATCGAAGACGGCGTTCGTATCGCCAGGTCGATCATCGGGCAGAGCAACGATGGGGGATTCATATATGCCGGACATTTTCAAAACGGTGAGAAAGTCCGTTTTGCCATCGGAAATGTCGAAGAAATACTCAATCATGCCGTCGATGTTCAGGAAGATGTCGCGTCATCACCTGCGGAAGCAACCTATATCTATTCATGTTCGGTGCGTAAACTTTTTTTGCAGGAACAGCTCAATTATGAATTCGGGCTGATCAATGAAATCGCTCCGACGGCAGGCTTTTTTACCTACGGCGAATTTTTTCATTCTTCCTCGGATAATCAGCTTCTCAACATCACGACGACGACTCTTTCATTAAGTGAATCCGAAACGGGCGTACGTTTCCAAAAACATGAAAACGAACACGAATATCGCCATTCGATGCTCAAAGCGCTTACCCATTTGATTAATGTGACACAGCATGAACTGGATGAAAACATTACCTTTCTCGACCAGTATAAAATGGTTTTGGATGAGAGCTCTATTGTTTCTAAAACGGACGACAAAGGGATAATAACCTACGTCAATGAAGCTTTTTGCGAAATCTCGGGATATTCCCGTGATGAGTTGATGGGAAAAAACCACAATATCGTCCGTCATCCCGACAACTCTCCCGAAATCTTCAAAGACCTTTGGGACACTATCCGTGCGGGGAAAGTTTGGAAAAATACGTTTAAAAACTTTTCAAAAACGGGCAAAGAGTATTACGTCAAATCGGTCATCGCCCCGATTTTTGACGAGAGAGGGCAGATCGTCGAATACATTGCCGCAAGGATGGATGTTACCGATTTGATTATGAAAGAGCGGATCATTCAACGCCAGCTCACCGATGAACTCACCGGATTTAAAAACCGTACCGCGCTCTTCGCCGATTTGGAAAACAGTTCGAAAGAGCCGACGCTGGTCGTATTAAACATCGACCGTTTTTCCAATATCAACGATTATTTCGGATATGCGGCCGGGGATGATTTGCTCAAAGCATTTGCAAAAAATATCGATGAGTTGATCGAGCATCATCACCTCTACCGTATCAGCGGAGATGAGTTTGTCTTTATTTGCTTTGATGAGTTTAGTAATGAACTCAAAGAACATATTGTCGGATATGTCAATAATCTCGAAAGCCGAAAATTTAAAATCGGTACGTACGATATCTCTGTCAAAGTTTCCGGCGGTGTAGCGCACGCATCCAAATCGGAAGTCTATAATTTAGCTCATATTGCTCTCAAAGAGGCGAAAGAGAAGCGGGCTAAAGTAATCTTTTTCAATGATAACCGGGCGTTGAGCGAAAAAACGCACAATAATATCATGATGGTTAATACGATTCAATCCGCTATCGAAGGGGATCGTATCATTCCTTATTTTCAAGGAATCGTTGACAATAAAACCCGCCGTATTACAAAATATGAAGCCCTGATTCGTATGATCGACGATGAGGGACGGGTCGTAAGCCCGTTTTTGTTTCTTGAGCATGCCAAAAAATCGAAGCTCTATGATAAACTGACGCAAATCATGATCGCAAAAACATTTGCCGTATTCGAAACGTTGGAGTATGATTTTTCTTTGAATCTGACATTGCATGACATTATCTCGAAAGAGACACGGACATTCCTGTATAACGCTTTGGAAAAATCATCCGCTGCAAACCGTCTCGTATTTGAGATCGTTGAAACCGAAGAGATCGAAAATTTCGGCGAAGTTATCGAGTTCATTAAAACGGTTAAATATTACGGCTGTAAAATTGCGATCGACGATTTCGGAACAGGGTATTCGAATTTCAGCTACCTGAGCAAGCTGGATGTCGATTACATTAAAATAGACGGATCGCTGATCAAGAATATTAATGATGATAGGGACCATCTGCTAACAGTTGAGAGTATCCTTCACTTCGCACAGAAAAAAGGGATTGCAACCATTGCCGAATTTGTAGAAGATGAAGCGATCTACGCAAAGCTTGTTGAACTCGGTATCGACTACTCCCAAGGATACTTCTTCTCGGTCCCATCTGCGACTATTCACCCGTAA